The Candidatus Poribacteria bacterium nucleotide sequence ATTGTTGAGCCGTGCATCGCAATCTTCAACGTGGAGAAAACCACCCCGTTCAAAATATTCTCTCAATTTTCGGACCTGTTCAGAGGAAAGCCGAATCCCGGTATGTCCCGTCATATACAGGAACGGATAGGCGAATAAGCCTTCATCGTCGATGTCAACGTATTGCGGATGTTCACGGATCTCCACATTGATTGTTGTATTTTCGGCGAGGACCTTAGAAAATTGCAAATCCGATTGCCAGTAATAGTAATTCACAATATTTGTGTACCAGTCACCACCGGGGTATTTGAGTCGGACAAATGTGAACTTCTCGCCTGTCGGATTCATCTCAGGATAGTGATGTTCGATTCTCCCGTATCGTCC carries:
- a CDS encoding DUF4159 domain-containing protein, which translates into the protein GRYGRIEHHYPEMNPTGEKFTFVRLKYPGGDWYTNIVNYYYWQSDLQFSKVLAENTTINVEIREHPQYVDIDDEGLFAYPFLYMTGHTGIRLSSEQVRKLREYFERGGFLHVEDCDARLNNYRGGLRPHIYEMMRQVYPEKNFERLEMSHPIYHTLYQHDEYLGGDKLIPDVCDYDEAIMDDDRVIAYFSPSDLNCAWEGRPCEPGGEEQRTWAFKQGMNVVAYALTR